From Thermococcus celericrescens, a single genomic window includes:
- a CDS encoding MazG nucleotide pyrophosphohydrolase domain-containing protein: MEIREFQEMIKEIYFHKDSKRGVERTFLWFVEEIGELSEAIRKNDRKAMEEEFADVLAWLASLANLLDIDLEEAARKKYPGVCPYCGKNPCECEEKF; this comes from the coding sequence ATGGAGATCCGCGAGTTTCAGGAGATGATTAAGGAAATTTACTTCCACAAGGACTCGAAGAGGGGAGTGGAGAGAACATTCCTCTGGTTTGTGGAGGAGATTGGGGAGCTGAGCGAGGCGATAAGGAAGAACGACCGGAAGGCCATGGAGGAAGAGTTTGCCGATGTTTTAGCGTGGCTCGCGAGCCTGGCAAACCTGCTCGACATTGACCTCGAGGAAGCGGCCAGGAAGAAGTACCCCGGGGTCTGCCCCTACTGCGGGAAGAACCCGTGTGAGTGCGAGGAGAAGTTTTGA
- a CDS encoding aspartate/glutamate racemase family protein → MKKIGIIGGTSPEATCYYYKKYLEISREKFEPYVFPELIIYSINFKEFIHNPNGWEGRKEILINAAKALERVGAEIISLSANTPHIVFPDVQAAVNVPMVSIIDALIEEMKRRGVKRVLLLGTKTTMTADFYKNALREAGFEVTTPSEGEMDELNRIITEELMFENFASRDWVIELINRYIERENIEGVILGCTELPLIVKSGDVPAEVFDTVEIHMRKLIEVASE, encoded by the coding sequence ATGAAGAAAATAGGAATAATAGGCGGAACCAGCCCGGAGGCGACGTGTTATTACTACAAGAAATACCTGGAGATAAGCAGGGAAAAGTTCGAGCCCTACGTCTTTCCCGAGCTCATAATCTACTCGATAAACTTCAAGGAGTTCATTCACAACCCGAACGGCTGGGAGGGGAGGAAGGAGATACTCATCAACGCGGCCAAAGCCCTTGAGAGGGTGGGGGCGGAGATAATATCGCTCTCGGCCAACACACCTCACATAGTCTTTCCCGACGTTCAGGCGGCCGTGAACGTCCCAATGGTGAGCATAATCGACGCCCTCATAGAGGAGATGAAGAGGAGGGGCGTTAAGAGGGTTCTCCTCCTCGGCACTAAGACAACCATGACTGCCGACTTCTACAAGAACGCCCTTCGCGAGGCCGGTTTCGAGGTCACCACGCCGAGCGAGGGGGAGATGGACGAGCTGAACAGAATCATCACTGAAGAACTGATGTTCGAGAACTTCGCCAGCAGGGACTGGGTGATTGAACTAATAAACCGCTACATAGAGCGGGAAAACATTGAAGGTGTCATTCTCGGCTGCACCGAGCTTCCGCTGATAGTGAAGTCCGGCGATGTGCCGGCAGAGGTCTTCGACACCGTTGAGATTCACATGAGGAAGCTCATCGAAGTGGCGAGCGAGTGA
- a CDS encoding mechanosensitive ion channel family protein, with product MVALDEPLPYIGVTPFQLVSALIILILGYIVAKILVSLFKKSMRKTKLSPLVIEFLGRFLAILLYIIVIIVALGAVGISVSPLILGISAVIGLILGFGLQDTLTNLAAGVWIAALRPIDLGEVVEVSGQVGKVSGIGLMSTELMTPDNRLITISNKLIWGSIIVNYTRMPTRRVDVDIGVAYGTDLDLAIKLAMDLMRNHPKVLDDPEPSVVIAALADSSINLQLRAWAKTEDYWDVKGDLTKGIYELYTKEGIEIPFPQLDVHMKNE from the coding sequence ATGGTGGCTCTGGATGAGCCCCTGCCCTACATAGGGGTGACGCCGTTCCAGCTGGTGTCGGCGCTGATAATCCTGATACTGGGTTACATTGTGGCGAAGATTCTGGTCTCGCTCTTCAAGAAGAGCATGAGGAAAACGAAGCTCTCGCCGCTCGTCATTGAGTTTCTGGGGAGGTTCTTGGCGATACTACTCTACATCATAGTCATCATAGTGGCGCTCGGTGCCGTCGGCATCTCCGTATCCCCGCTAATACTCGGCATCTCGGCGGTCATAGGCTTGATACTGGGCTTTGGTCTGCAAGACACGCTCACCAACCTCGCCGCGGGCGTGTGGATAGCCGCCCTTAGGCCGATAGACCTCGGAGAGGTCGTCGAGGTCTCCGGCCAAGTTGGAAAGGTCAGCGGCATTGGCTTGATGTCAACGGAGCTGATGACCCCGGACAACAGGCTGATAACCATATCCAACAAGCTCATCTGGGGAAGCATAATAGTGAACTACACCAGAATGCCGACGAGGAGGGTCGATGTGGACATCGGCGTTGCCTACGGCACGGACCTTGACCTGGCCATAAAGCTCGCAATGGATCTCATGAGGAATCATCCCAAGGTTCTCGACGATCCCGAGCCGAGCGTAGTAATAGCGGCCCTTGCGGATTCCTCCATCAATCTACAGCTCAGGGCATGGGCCAAGACGGAGGACTACTGGGACGTAAAGGGAGACCTCACCAAGGGCATCTACGAGCTCTACACGAAGGAGGGCATCGAAATTCCGTTCCCGCAGCTCGACGTCCACATGAAGAACGAATGA
- the coaBC gene encoding bifunctional phosphopantothenoylcysteine decarboxylase/phosphopantothenate--cysteine ligase CoaBC, whose translation MLHHVKLIHATKSRKLVGKKIVLAIPGSIAAVECVKLARELIRHGAEVHAVMSENAQKIIHPYAMEFATGNPVVTEITGFIEHVELAGEHENKADLILVCPATANTIGKIACGIDDTPVTTVVTTAFAHTPIMIAPAMHSTMYEHPIVVENIEKLKRLGIEFIGPRFEEGKAKVATTDEIVYRVIKKLHPKTLEGKRVLVTAGATREYIDPIRYITNASSGKMGVAIAEEAEFRGAEVTLIRTKGSVPSFVENQIEVEIVEEMLEAIEDELNTKDYDIVILAAAVSDFRVKERTSAKIKSGRELTLELEPTPKIIDRVKELQPGTFLVGFKAETGLSEEELIEAARRQIERAGSDLVVANTLKAFGSEENEVILVGRGSVKKLPRMGKRELAEKLWDEIISILE comes from the coding sequence ATGCTTCACCACGTCAAACTGATCCATGCCACGAAAAGCAGAAAGCTCGTTGGCAAAAAAATCGTTCTCGCGATTCCCGGGAGCATAGCCGCCGTCGAGTGCGTCAAGCTCGCCAGGGAGCTGATACGGCACGGCGCTGAGGTTCACGCCGTCATGAGCGAGAACGCCCAAAAAATAATCCACCCCTACGCTATGGAGTTCGCCACAGGAAACCCGGTCGTGACGGAAATCACCGGCTTCATCGAGCACGTCGAGCTTGCAGGAGAGCACGAGAACAAGGCTGACCTGATCCTCGTCTGCCCAGCAACGGCCAACACGATAGGAAAAATCGCCTGCGGAATCGATGACACACCCGTCACAACCGTTGTGACAACGGCCTTCGCCCACACACCGATAATGATTGCCCCCGCGATGCACTCGACCATGTACGAACACCCGATAGTCGTTGAGAACATCGAGAAGCTCAAGAGGCTCGGCATTGAGTTCATAGGCCCGAGATTCGAGGAGGGCAAGGCGAAGGTGGCCACAACGGACGAGATAGTTTACCGCGTCATCAAAAAGCTCCATCCAAAGACACTCGAAGGAAAGCGCGTTCTCGTTACGGCTGGCGCAACGCGGGAGTACATAGACCCGATCCGCTACATAACAAACGCGAGCAGCGGGAAGATGGGCGTCGCAATAGCAGAGGAGGCGGAATTCAGGGGGGCAGAGGTGACTCTGATTAGGACAAAGGGGAGCGTTCCCAGCTTCGTGGAGAACCAGATCGAGGTTGAGATCGTTGAGGAGATGCTTGAGGCGATAGAGGACGAGCTAAATACCAAGGACTACGACATCGTTATCCTCGCCGCCGCGGTCAGCGACTTCCGCGTTAAGGAAAGGACCAGCGCCAAGATAAAGAGTGGGAGGGAGCTAACGCTCGAGCTCGAACCGACGCCGAAGATAATAGACCGCGTTAAGGAGCTTCAGCCGGGAACTTTCCTCGTCGGCTTCAAGGCAGAGACCGGCCTTAGTGAGGAGGAGCTTATCGAAGCAGCAAGAAGACAGATCGAGAGGGCCGGAAGCGACCTCGTCGTGGCCAACACTCTCAAAGCCTTCGGAAGCGAGGAGAACGAGGTCATCCTCGTGGGCAGGGGCTCGGTTAAAAAGCTCCCGCGGATGGGCAAACGCGAGCTGGCCGAGAAGCTATGGGATGAAATAATCTCGATTCTTGAGTGA
- a CDS encoding DUF190 domain-containing protein, with amino-acid sequence MVEVEHWNTLRLRIYIGENDRFEGKPLYKAIVEKLREMGIAGATVYRGIYGFGKKSRVHSADVMRLSTDLPIVIEVVDRGYKIEKAINEVKPMIRDGMITVEPTIVVWVGTSEEVKRFEEDAVSH; translated from the coding sequence ATGGTCGAAGTCGAGCACTGGAACACGCTCCGCCTTCGCATCTACATAGGCGAGAACGACCGCTTTGAGGGAAAACCCCTCTACAAGGCGATAGTGGAGAAGCTCCGCGAGATGGGCATCGCCGGAGCGACCGTTTACCGCGGCATCTACGGCTTTGGTAAGAAGAGCCGCGTCCACTCAGCAGACGTAATGAGGCTTTCAACGGACCTGCCCATCGTAATCGAGGTCGTTGACAGGGGATACAAGATCGAGAAGGCCATAAACGAGGTAAAGCCCATGATAAGGGATGGTATGATAACGGTTGAGCCGACCATAGTCGTGTGGGTGGGGACGTCTGAGGAAGTGAAGAGGTTCGAGGAGGATGCTGTCAGTCATTAA
- the crcB gene encoding fluoride efflux transporter CrcB produces MNGRIAVAIALGGALGALARFYISGILPVYREFPVGTLMVNSIASLILGYLYGLLFWGIDVPADWRAFFGTGFCGALSTFSTFSYETFSLLREREYLIAGLNIAANVIITITLVFAGFLLARR; encoded by the coding sequence ATGAACGGCAGGATAGCGGTGGCGATAGCACTCGGCGGTGCACTCGGTGCGCTGGCGAGGTTCTACATCTCGGGAATCCTGCCAGTTTACAGGGAGTTTCCCGTTGGAACGCTCATGGTCAACAGCATAGCCAGCCTAATCCTCGGCTACCTCTACGGCCTGCTCTTCTGGGGCATAGACGTCCCCGCCGACTGGAGGGCGTTCTTCGGGACGGGCTTCTGCGGTGCTCTGAGTACGTTCTCCACGTTCTCGTATGAGACGTTCTCGCTCCTCCGTGAGAGGGAGTACCTTATAGCGGGCCTCAACATCGCGGCAAACGTTATAATAACCATCACTCTAGTATTCGCGGGCTTCCTGCTGGCCCGGAGGTGA
- a CDS encoding DUF6062 family protein, whose product MDLIGMYLRDAMGDGCPVCRILRKYEESEIETILYEHVNDPYVQEKFKESLGLCTYHAWKTLREAYSDPLLGPLGVAIIYERMLSSYVSSLERGRIPEEGECFLCRLMEEKETNTVEALAERIGELLPEYEKSGSVLCRRHYEMLLSILRRTNPETAERLKTVQLEKLRVLRERLGSFIDKFDYRAKEKPTREEISSLPLAIEA is encoded by the coding sequence ATGGACCTGATAGGCATGTACCTCCGGGATGCAATGGGGGACGGCTGTCCCGTCTGCAGGATACTCCGTAAATACGAGGAGTCCGAGATAGAGACGATCCTCTACGAGCATGTGAACGACCCATATGTGCAGGAGAAGTTCAAGGAGAGCCTGGGCCTCTGCACCTATCATGCATGGAAGACCCTCCGGGAGGCCTACTCCGACCCCCTACTCGGGCCTCTGGGAGTGGCCATTATCTACGAGCGCATGCTCTCGTCCTATGTGTCCTCACTGGAAAGGGGTCGGATTCCCGAGGAGGGAGAATGCTTCCTCTGCAGGCTGATGGAAGAGAAGGAGACCAATACAGTGGAGGCGCTTGCGGAGAGAATCGGGGAGCTCCTTCCAGAGTACGAGAAATCGGGATCAGTGCTCTGCAGGAGACACTACGAGATGCTGCTGTCAATCCTTCGGCGGACGAATCCGGAGACAGCGGAGAGACTTAAGACTGTCCAGCTGGAAAAGCTGCGGGTTCTCAGGGAGCGGCTCGGCTCGTTCATCGACAAGTTCGACTACCGTGCCAAGGAGAAGCCAACGAGGGAGGAAATATCATCACTGCCCCTGGCGATAGAAGCCTGA
- a CDS encoding prenyltransferase/squalene oxidase repeat-containing protein, whose amino-acid sequence MGSKLYGIGRFINADSLIRYIEERRHGDGGYCFVSVLNDTNVNDTYYAVKIYNLLGLEIPEKETTIEFLERAIQPQTAVVAIAMALEGLAILGAEDVAMEHLDIVFTKYSPSEGKFAVGLGGSEEFGTATPLEATYWVVKAFKAIGYEFSADEKDAIRAFVMKFRNGDGYGVKGPTTTMTYQALRTLHTLGYRPPRSQHFRNCEICGEWGGFTEVPYSLPPYLEPTFYAARGLELQRETPTCPRRHVLFIRELQNPNGGFRRSIELGISNFQNTYRALAVVDFMGRFL is encoded by the coding sequence ATGGGCTCGAAGCTTTATGGGATTGGACGATTCATTAACGCTGATTCGCTCATCAGGTACATAGAGGAGAGACGCCACGGGGACGGCGGTTACTGCTTCGTCAGCGTCCTCAACGATACCAACGTCAACGATACGTACTACGCGGTCAAGATTTACAACCTCCTCGGCCTCGAGATTCCGGAGAAGGAAACGACAATCGAGTTCCTGGAAAGGGCAATACAGCCCCAGACCGCAGTGGTGGCGATAGCTATGGCCCTCGAAGGCCTGGCCATACTGGGGGCAGAAGACGTTGCGATGGAGCACCTTGACATCGTTTTTACCAAGTACAGCCCGTCGGAGGGCAAATTCGCCGTCGGCCTCGGCGGGAGCGAGGAGTTCGGAACGGCCACGCCGCTGGAGGCAACCTACTGGGTCGTCAAGGCGTTTAAAGCCATAGGCTATGAGTTCAGCGCCGACGAAAAGGACGCGATAAGGGCCTTCGTTATGAAGTTCAGAAACGGGGACGGTTACGGCGTCAAGGGCCCCACGACGACGATGACCTACCAGGCGCTCCGCACGCTCCACACCCTCGGTTACCGCCCGCCTAGGAGCCAGCACTTCCGGAACTGCGAGATATGCGGTGAGTGGGGTGGGTTCACCGAGGTTCCCTACAGCCTGCCGCCCTACCTTGAGCCAACCTTCTACGCCGCGAGGGGCCTTGAGCTCCAGCGCGAGACTCCCACGTGTCCGAGGAGGCACGTCCTGTTTATCAGAGAACTTCAAAACCCCAACGGTGGATTCAGGAGGAGCATAGAACTCGGCATTTCAAACTTCCAGAACACCTACCGCGCGCTGGCAGTGGTCGATTTCATGGGGCGGTTCCTCTGA
- a CDS encoding zinc metalloprotease → MEFIAFTYVGNFISDGLIKEVVFDVFDGANRFFEENSLPLRFLYVGKLKLEPGYLIDIYTPEGKIRAYPLEVLTEVLHARLLNEIEGRSDIRMNKIFALTTFPLVSRNPYLDFFEKFMGIHKTHGELRVMVLSMNPFEPPELSRLLGGSDEGERTRLRRGLEIFKTRLLKGILHEIGHSFGLEHCPNNCVMNSPSSMDEWDSITIGYCDSCFISLKRAVEWSDFPLENR, encoded by the coding sequence ATGGAGTTCATAGCCTTCACATACGTCGGCAACTTCATAAGTGATGGCCTGATAAAAGAAGTTGTCTTTGACGTATTCGACGGGGCTAACAGATTCTTTGAGGAGAACAGTCTTCCCCTGAGGTTTCTCTACGTTGGAAAGCTCAAGCTCGAGCCGGGTTATCTGATAGACATATACACCCCCGAAGGGAAAATCCGGGCCTATCCCCTCGAGGTTCTTACGGAGGTTCTCCACGCCCGGCTGCTCAACGAAATAGAGGGCAGGTCGGACATCAGGATGAACAAAATATTTGCCCTAACCACGTTTCCCCTCGTTTCTCGCAACCCATACCTGGACTTCTTCGAGAAGTTCATGGGAATCCACAAAACCCACGGCGAGCTCAGGGTAATGGTCCTATCCATGAATCCCTTTGAACCCCCTGAACTCTCACGGCTACTTGGAGGCTCTGACGAAGGAGAAAGAACCCGTCTGAGGAGGGGGCTTGAAATCTTTAAAACCCGCCTTCTCAAGGGTATCCTTCACGAGATCGGCCACAGCTTTGGCCTTGAGCACTGTCCCAACAACTGCGTCATGAACTCTCCGTCCAGTATGGACGAGTGGGACTCCATCACGATCGGTTACTGCGACTCCTGTTTTATCAGCCTTAAGCGGGCCGTCGAGTGGTCCGACTTCCCCCTTGAGAACAGATAG
- the pyk gene encoding pyruvate kinase, whose amino-acid sequence MRLPAHKTKIVATIGPASLKSETIEAMIKAGMGVARINFAHGDLEQHARTIELVRKAARRLNRPVAILGDLPGVKIRVGEIAGGSVTLRRWQTVTLTTRDVVGNEGLIPVQFKDFPKMVSRGDVIYLSDGFIALRVEEVHDTDVVCKVLVGGTLFSHKGINVPKARIAIDAVTESDLRFIEFAIEHGVDAIGISFVGSAYDVLKVRRFVKEKGGRMFIIAKIERPDAVRNFDEILRAADGIMIARGDLGVEMTIEKLPILQKKLIHKANVAGKPAITATQMLESMTEEKLPTRAEVTDVANAILDGTDAVMLSEETAVGRYPVDAVRMMARIAKTIEAYRDSLWSARIVEWKMSEWKGRMPRKGTIKDTIARSIIEALNSMDIKHILTPTRTGETARLISRFKPKQWVLAFVQDEWVGNTLMFSYGVYPFVVEETSEDEILRLISGLGLVKENDTILLTKGTPIGKTVGTNTIRIFSV is encoded by the coding sequence ATGAGGCTTCCCGCTCACAAGACGAAGATTGTGGCCACCATCGGGCCCGCGTCCCTCAAGAGCGAAACGATCGAGGCCATGATAAAGGCAGGAATGGGTGTGGCGCGTATAAACTTTGCCCACGGAGACCTGGAGCAGCACGCCCGCACCATTGAGCTGGTGAGGAAGGCGGCTCGAAGGCTGAACCGCCCCGTGGCGATTCTTGGCGATCTTCCGGGGGTAAAAATCCGCGTTGGCGAGATTGCTGGCGGTTCAGTGACCCTCAGACGGTGGCAGACGGTAACGCTCACCACCAGGGATGTGGTCGGCAACGAAGGCCTTATTCCGGTCCAGTTCAAGGACTTTCCGAAGATGGTTTCCAGGGGAGACGTCATCTACCTGAGCGACGGTTTTATCGCCCTCCGCGTGGAGGAAGTCCACGATACCGACGTGGTCTGTAAAGTCCTGGTTGGGGGAACCCTCTTTTCCCACAAGGGCATAAACGTTCCGAAGGCAAGGATCGCAATAGACGCGGTGACCGAGAGTGACCTCCGGTTCATAGAGTTCGCCATTGAACACGGCGTCGATGCGATAGGCATAAGCTTCGTCGGCTCGGCGTATGACGTCCTGAAGGTGAGGCGCTTTGTTAAGGAAAAGGGCGGCAGGATGTTTATCATTGCAAAGATAGAGCGGCCAGATGCCGTCAGGAACTTCGACGAGATCCTCCGCGCCGCCGATGGCATAATGATAGCGCGCGGCGACCTCGGGGTTGAGATGACCATAGAGAAGCTTCCCATCCTCCAGAAGAAACTCATCCACAAAGCCAACGTCGCCGGCAAGCCGGCCATTACCGCGACGCAGATGCTCGAGAGCATGACCGAGGAGAAGCTCCCCACGAGGGCCGAAGTCACCGACGTCGCCAACGCCATCCTTGACGGTACGGACGCGGTGATGCTCTCGGAGGAAACGGCGGTCGGCAGATACCCCGTCGATGCCGTGAGGATGATGGCCAGGATAGCCAAGACTATCGAGGCGTACAGGGATTCCCTCTGGTCCGCGCGCATAGTGGAGTGGAAGATGAGCGAGTGGAAGGGCAGGATGCCCAGGAAAGGCACAATAAAGGACACGATAGCGAGGAGCATCATTGAGGCTCTTAACTCGATGGACATCAAGCACATCCTCACCCCGACGAGGACGGGCGAGACCGCGAGGCTCATCTCGCGCTTCAAGCCGAAGCAGTGGGTCCTCGCCTTCGTGCAGGACGAATGGGTTGGCAACACGCTGATGTTCTCCTACGGCGTCTATCCATTCGTCGTGGAGGAGACCAGCGAGGACGAGATACTACGCCTGATAAGCGGTCTCGGTCTCGTCAAGGAGAACGACACGATTCTGCTAACGAAGGGAACCCCGATAGGAAAGACCGTGGGGACGAACACGATAAGAATATTCTCCGTTTAG
- a CDS encoding TldD/PmbA family protein, producing the protein MEELIRYGEKFFDELEIAVYRSKDVSANVELNEISMASTRSGAVTILRGIKDKRLGLAIIDSDEPARIREAIEQAAKMAKLNSRDEKWVSLPEPGKYREKPKPNYELKDASPDQLVEMLVRGIKLAREKDENVIVAGGEGGVSWEERHIVNSHGIDVFQEGGAAFFFIELVGRKGDVVTPGIFDFDARRDLNLDVDGVVERAVQKVKWAYSVKASRNEEVPIILGPWAIAGLFSFALFPAFSGERLVKETTPLAEKVGEKIASDVLTIYDDPFHELAIEPAIADGEGVPTRKNVLIENGTFRGFVWDNYWAKVHGTESTGNGKRDLNSGGINIGFHSMVIENGKRSLEDMVSEIEHGYFVDGFQGAHSSNPDNGNFAVTANPAFLIEDGEVKGASVFLVAGNIYELLKQASEVSKEQTVMPFMTTIITPFVKFENVKIAGK; encoded by the coding sequence ATGGAGGAACTCATAAGGTACGGCGAGAAGTTTTTTGACGAGCTTGAGATAGCCGTTTACCGCTCCAAGGATGTGAGCGCCAACGTCGAGCTCAACGAGATTTCAATGGCCTCCACGAGGAGTGGGGCGGTTACGATACTCCGCGGAATAAAGGACAAGCGCCTCGGGCTGGCCATAATCGACAGCGACGAGCCGGCCAGGATAAGGGAGGCCATAGAGCAGGCGGCGAAGATGGCGAAGCTGAACAGCAGGGACGAGAAGTGGGTCTCCCTTCCCGAGCCGGGTAAATACCGGGAGAAGCCGAAGCCCAACTACGAGCTGAAGGATGCCTCCCCGGATCAGCTCGTTGAGATGCTCGTCCGCGGCATAAAGCTCGCCCGTGAGAAGGACGAGAACGTCATCGTGGCGGGCGGAGAGGGCGGCGTTTCGTGGGAGGAGCGCCACATCGTCAACTCCCACGGAATAGACGTCTTCCAGGAGGGTGGTGCGGCCTTCTTTTTCATCGAACTCGTCGGAAGGAAGGGCGACGTTGTAACTCCCGGAATCTTCGACTTCGACGCCAGGAGGGACCTCAACCTGGACGTTGACGGGGTCGTCGAGAGGGCGGTTCAGAAGGTCAAGTGGGCGTACAGCGTCAAGGCCAGCAGGAACGAGGAGGTTCCGATAATACTCGGCCCCTGGGCGATAGCGGGGCTCTTCAGCTTTGCGCTCTTCCCGGCCTTCAGCGGTGAGCGCCTGGTTAAGGAGACGACACCTCTGGCAGAAAAGGTCGGGGAGAAGATAGCCAGCGACGTGCTCACGATATACGACGACCCGTTCCACGAGCTGGCCATCGAGCCTGCTATAGCTGACGGAGAGGGAGTCCCGACGAGGAAGAACGTCCTCATCGAGAACGGAACCTTCAGGGGCTTCGTCTGGGATAACTACTGGGCGAAGGTCCACGGCACCGAGAGCACCGGAAACGGCAAGCGCGACCTGAACAGCGGGGGAATAAACATCGGGTTCCACAGCATGGTCATCGAGAACGGAAAGCGCTCGCTGGAGGATATGGTATCCGAAATCGAGCACGGCTACTTCGTCGACGGCTTCCAGGGCGCCCACTCAAGCAACCCGGACAACGGAAACTTCGCGGTAACGGCAAACCCGGCGTTCCTCATCGAGGACGGAGAGGTCAAGGGGGCGAGCGTCTTCCTCGTTGCGGGCAACATCTACGAGCTGCTGAAGCAGGCGAGTGAAGTTTCAAAGGAGCAGACCGTAATGCCCTTCATGACGACCATCATAACGCCCTTCGTGAAGTTTGAGAACGTGAAGATAGCGGGGAAGTGA
- a CDS encoding TldD/PmbA family protein, whose product MEKLEKALRWAEENLRADYVELRYEDLRKTTLALKDGVFTSFTGKLNRGVAIRVLADGAWGFASTSDLSNLERKIEEAYKLAKAAAETKREKIELAEIKPVEDFVKSKMKVKPGEVDIEEKVAHLRELEKLLKEDEAVKSVQIRYEDGGGQKILLTSEGTRIEWDYNYLYQGTYVTGKADGKLAMARDSIGAVDYGWELMTDVEPNEKVTERLLRKMHSQLKGIAPKRGEFPIVAGPIVVGIIAHEALGHLAEADLTINSPFKDLIGKQIAPEYVTMSERYVEGGFGNDRYDDEGVPVRDIRIIENGILKEIMLNREYAAKWGMEPNGHARAESYRYPPIIRMRNTIFEPGDHSFEELIEDIKFGYYVVDFRGGQAQLNSAFQVGVQEGYVIRNGEIAEPIRDTSITGVAIEALKKISAVGKDFGLEVGFCGKGQTAFVSSGGPHMRFDGGILIG is encoded by the coding sequence ATGGAGAAACTGGAAAAAGCCCTCCGCTGGGCGGAGGAGAACCTGAGAGCAGACTACGTAGAGCTCCGCTATGAGGACCTCAGAAAGACGACACTTGCCCTCAAAGACGGCGTTTTTACCAGCTTTACAGGGAAGCTGAACAGGGGTGTTGCCATCAGGGTTCTGGCCGATGGAGCGTGGGGATTTGCCTCAACCAGCGACCTCTCGAACCTCGAGAGGAAAATCGAGGAAGCCTACAAGCTGGCGAAAGCTGCCGCCGAGACCAAGAGGGAAAAGATAGAGCTGGCCGAGATAAAGCCGGTCGAGGACTTCGTGAAGAGCAAAATGAAGGTCAAGCCAGGGGAAGTTGACATAGAGGAGAAGGTCGCACACCTCAGGGAGCTGGAGAAGCTCTTGAAGGAAGATGAAGCCGTCAAGAGCGTCCAGATACGGTACGAGGACGGCGGCGGGCAAAAAATCCTCCTCACCAGCGAGGGGACGCGCATAGAGTGGGACTACAACTACCTCTATCAGGGAACCTACGTCACCGGAAAGGCCGACGGAAAGCTGGCCATGGCCAGGGACAGCATAGGCGCCGTGGACTACGGCTGGGAGCTCATGACCGACGTTGAGCCAAACGAAAAGGTCACCGAGAGACTGCTGAGAAAGATGCACAGCCAGCTGAAGGGCATTGCCCCGAAGCGCGGCGAGTTCCCCATCGTTGCGGGCCCAATCGTCGTTGGAATCATCGCCCACGAGGCACTCGGTCACCTCGCGGAGGCCGACTTAACCATAAACTCACCCTTCAAGGATCTCATCGGAAAGCAGATTGCTCCTGAATACGTCACGATGAGCGAGCGCTACGTTGAGGGTGGCTTCGGAAACGACCGCTATGATGATGAGGGCGTCCCGGTGAGGGACATACGCATCATCGAGAACGGAATCCTGAAGGAGATAATGCTCAACCGCGAGTACGCTGCAAAGTGGGGCATGGAGCCGAACGGCCACGCGAGGGCCGAGAGCTACCGCTATCCGCCGATAATCAGGATGAGGAACACGATTTTCGAGCCCGGAGACCACAGCTTCGAGGAGCTTATTGAGGACATCAAGTTCGGCTACTATGTCGTCGACTTCAGAGGTGGGCAGGCCCAGCTTAACAGCGCCTTCCAGGTCGGAGTTCAGGAAGGATACGTCATCAGGAACGGTGAAATCGCCGAGCCAATAAGGGACACCTCAATCACTGGAGTCGCTATCGAGGCGCTCAAGAAGATTTCAGCGGTCGGCAAGGACTTCGGTCTTGAGGTCGGCTTCTGCGGCAAGGGACAGACTGCCTTCGTCAGCTCGGGCGGCCCGCACATGCGCTTTGACGGAGGAATCCTCATCGGGTGA
- a CDS encoding cupin domain-containing protein: MKAEIKNLIDRGTYRKLPLFEGELPEGSYTQIVEVKPGQTVRKHYHLHQYELFYIMDGEARLGIGETEYLARPGDIFLVKPKTVHWVVNERDEPFRLFVVKLNYHGDDSVWLEE, from the coding sequence ATGAAGGCCGAAATCAAAAACCTCATAGACAGGGGCACCTACCGGAAGCTTCCCCTCTTCGAGGGCGAACTGCCCGAGGGCTCATACACACAGATAGTGGAGGTCAAGCCCGGGCAGACCGTCAGGAAGCACTACCACCTCCACCAGTACGAGCTGTTCTACATAATGGACGGAGAGGCAAGGCTCGGCATCGGCGAGACTGAATACCTCGCGAGGCCCGGCGATATCTTCCTGGTAAAGCCTAAAACCGTCCACTGGGTGGTTAACGAGCGGGATGAGCCGTTCAGGCTCTTCGTGGTGAAGCTGAACTACCACGGGGATGACTCCGTATGGCTGGAGGAGTGA